The segment TGAGAAATGCTTAGTGCACTGGGAACTCCTATTTATTTTGGCTGAAATATACGTTACAcaaatttatgataatataatatagggatatataaataaatgaaatcaaagaaagaaataaactcaAACATTGCAATGGCATTTAATTTTTAACATTAACCATAAAAGATAAAATTCCGACCATGCAAACTTTCGGTTCACAAAGCTGCGAAGTTTAGTCCATAAGTtcacttttttttgaggggggggggggtcgcacagCAGACGAAAACTGTACACATCGGCAATGCTGGTTCAACTTTGCCAACTAATATTTTCTTCAGAAAGAGCTTtgtgcagggaggggggagggggtagaagtcgTTGAAGGAGGGCTCACTTTGGGGTAATCCGCACGGAAGTATAACATTTCATTAATCTTATAGTTCAGTCTTCCCTGTCTAAAATAAAACGTAGTAAGGTGGAGGAATTTGTGGAATCTTATTTTAGCGCTCATTTGGCCTAAGTCCTATGTGGGACTCTATATATTTCGTTGTGTATGTACTTCGCCAAGTACACAGAGGAAAATGTCCCGAGACCTGAAACCTCGGCAAAAATTTAGAAAGGATAACGCCTCTGCAAAATCCACAATTATAAGAGGTATGAACATATTTGCCCTGCCATCCAACCTATAGAAAGCTGAGACATGGCTTTAGGCATGGAAAGATAAAAACTTCCAAAATGATGGCAACTCTCCAATTTgtgacaaaaataaacacaaaagatttatttcagaaataaaaacTTATTTATTAACTGGTCCTGATACCATCATGTCGCCCGCCTTGCATCCCTCCTACGCCTCACCGTTCCTTCCACTACCCACTTTGGGAACCATTGATTTAAGTCAATCCTGAATGTTAATGATTCGAAACCCTACCATACCTTTGCTTCACCTAAACGTATAAAACCCAAAAGGTCTTCCGCTGAGTATGCGTGCCACACACTACTAATGTTTGCCAACAGGCAAATATTCCATAATTGTAGCTTCTTGATACTGTAGTTTAGAAACCTCTGAAACCGACCTAAATTGCCATCCCTGTATCGCGTAATTATTGTTGCTCCGTAGTTCCTTAGTACCACTGCCGCACTGCAGTTCTCCCAGTGGTCCACTCTATAAGCCCAATGCCTGAACCTGCCGTTTCGCCATTCTATCCAGGGCTgaccgcttttccgtagcagctgTTCTGCCATTTTTTAAACagtagataaagaaaacggagatagtAAAACTGAACCGCACACtatcataaatggatgaatgtTACAGTTAACTTTCATTTCTTTGATAAGATAAACGATAATAGCATAATACGAAAatcttttttaatatttcatcCATTACTTCCTTTTAAGAGGCCTGAAAGAACTGTCCAAGCTCTCACGGTCTGCTGGTCATACTCGAAGTTTGGTGACAAGTGCCTAGCGCCagagtctgatgattataggattccttgtattactttcttgttcattgcactgcatagaacaaaaatacaataaatatattaaacCAATAGTGGAGCAACATTCGACAACATAAAAGCAtctgcatctctttatagaaaatgcatTAGATGAATAACCTAAGAAAacgcgacattgaacctgtaaacttgataaATCTAAAAGGTATATGACTATTCATAGTGAATGGGTTGCAAGGCTGAAGGTTTAAAATCACATACCAGTTCATATtatgatggtttcagcaatttttgtttaatttatctAAACGTGGAAAAATATTTCAATGTTTTAAATACTTTTAATTTGCATaaaaccatctgtagtcataaaaaagaaaagtacagCCTACGGAAAAAAATCCGTAATGACGTCACCATTCTTCGGtcatcttttgtctttgtttagcAGGCAGATTTCCGTAGAATTCTGTCCTAACTTGATCCTCCCGTTTGAGCCGAATTTTGGGCGACTTcctaattatgatggtgatggtgacgacttACCACATCAAATGTAATTCCGTATGCCTTAATATCAATGTACCACAGGCTATGCATTTAAATCCTATCTTTTCAGAGGTAGATAcagtaatggttaatggtttaaagcaaataaatgtgctagacatctaaggccaTATAGCACTGTAGTATGATATAGTAAAGGGTGGGGATaggtgatagttgttatgtgtcaactagGTATAGTAATGagtcaatatatatttatttatagaaaatgTGCTACCGCTTTAACGTCTAAGGTCCTTAGCGACATATTCAAAATATAGCGACAGAGTGAAGAAAGTTTTAGGTTCTTAAGGTGATGTTTATGGATTCCCAGAATGGTTAAGGGTCAAAATAAATGTGCCAGACATCATAGGCCATATagcactatgataaagtattaTGGAGAAAAGGTTAAACATGATTTAACGATTAGGACATATAATAGATATCAAAGGTCGTAGAGCGTTGCTGGCTAATATGGTGGTGAAAGGGGCAACGAGGGAAGAGCAAACGGAGTACGAAGCTCGTTCAGAACTGACACAAAGcctgcctttcatcctttcagcatggctctcacactttaggatgtggacagaggaaggagatgaagcagagaaggaaaaggaaaggggagaagaaacgaCAGCACAAAATTAGTTGAGACCAGGGCTGATTCCCTACCTTGTGTCTCAGTCTCCATCTTCGAAGCCCCCCACAACAAGAAGCAAGGGATTTGAGGGTTCAATAGATTTCACAGTCTTCATTCATGGTGAAAGAATATTCAACTGGCACTTCACACAATGGTTCATTCATAGTTTactttttagtaaaaaaaaaaaaatatatatatatatatatatataacccaaaaTTTTTTTAATCATGTCATCAAAGGATTCAAGTGTGATAAGAGACAATTGTAATAAAATATACTTTCTTTGAGGACCTTTTATTTTACAAGTTTTCATGTACATATTTTCAATAATATCAAGTCTGGGAATGAGTTAAACACTGAAAATGACAAGATCGTCTTAATTTTCTTAACATACAGGAATTaactcctgtaaaaaaaaaatcaacggtaTATGTGCATTAACTTACATCTTCAATGTTACAAGTGATTCTTTTGCAATGGAGGTGTTCATCCTGAAATTTGGAAGGATGACAAAATGGTACTTTGATGACCAATGCCCCCATaataagaaagtgaaagaagaaatgagaggagagaggggggagagaggggggagagagggggagagagggggagagagggggagagagggggagagaggaggagagagggagagagaggggatgagagggggggagagagagagagagagagagagagagagagagagagagagagagagagagagagagagagagagagagagagagagagagagagagagagagagagagagagagagtgaggagagaaagagagagagagtgaggagagaaagagagagagagtgaggagagaaagagagagagagtgaggagagaaagagaaagcgagtgaagagagagagagagagagagagtgaggtgagagagagagagagagagaatcaataatTAGGGGATTATTAAAACTAAAGATAATAGGAAATTCTCTATTTCCTCCACATCACTTCACCCAGTTAATAATATTTACACTACAATAGACTGTACATCTCTAAGAGTGTTTAAAGTGACTATCATGACGGCTGCAATGATTCCTCAAATGGCCACAAGCAGTTCGCAAACCATCATTacctaataagaaaaataaaataaataatcactgaagtatatacatataaatctttcTATGAAATAACATTCACAACAGTTTcatatacattaataatatattaCCAATATGTAAAGAATAATGAACCTTGATTACTTTACAACCACCTCTCATTAACAGGGTCAAATATCAGTCACAACAGAACATCTCAATCCACTTTTTGAAGTCAGatctaaataaatcaatataaaaaactAATTTGATACGATGCTTATGCAAATTCAAAACTTGATATTTTCAAAATGGCTTTTAACCAGTCTTATAAGAATTACATTTTATTGGATTTTCAATTTCATATGCCATGCTTCCTCAGCATTTTCTGCTGACATTTACACATTTGACTAGAACTTAATACATCATACTACAAAAGAAACACAATTATAATTTCAATAGTTGCCTCTACTCTCAACTGCACATTTCACCTATTTCAACACCCAATGGCAAACCAGAATTAATCTATTATATAGTTGAAACATTAACATATAAGCAATAtctataatactttttttttgcaatagatGAACCTAAAAAGACAATATTTCCTTGAGTCACTACCTTATCTGAAAAAGAACTCTTACACACATCATACAATGCACAAATAAAATTTACAAGAGTCTTTGAAGAgtgatattatatttcattttagttAATTTTAGATAACCTATGAAACCATACTTGAATAACCTTTAGACCATATTTGAAACTGTACTCCTCAATATAAAAAAGTTAGACTTTATATCAAGGAAGATAGTCACTAAGCTATGTTCAAACCATAGgtcataaacaaatgaataatatatacacagtatCAGAGTTTTAAAATGTAAAATGACTATTTTTTACTAGTATGTGATATGAGCAAACATAGTAACCTATGGCAAATTCAATATAATCTCCACAAATTGTGGTTACAATGGTAATGTGAGTGTGgcttaaaataaaaagaaaaataacccatAAAAGAATTATATAACACTCACAGCccatgaaaagagagaaacagagagaaagaagaagaaagaaaaaaaaaaaaaaaaaaaaaaatcaatggaactacatgtaaatgtacacacatactaaaATGCTGTTGATATTCAGTCATATGGTTATTAATATATCTTGTTATCATTCATTGTTACTGAAATGTGTTGCCAACCAAAAAGAATTAAACTCaagtctatatattcatatatatgaattactagCTTCATGgagtaaatataaaaacaaacctATGAAATCCAGAATTACTTTGCGAGGACTACTGCACTGAGGCTAATTGGTAGTTACCCTTCTGTATATGCACACCACAATGGGAGTTTACTTATCTTTGTGGGAGTTTACTTATCTCATGACTGTTATTCAGATCTGATGGATGATTTTAAACCTGACCAATGAACAGACATGAATGAGATATATTAGTTTATCTGAATGAAAAATCCTCTGGCATATACACTTGCATATTCACAATTATGACAGGTGAATAATTAGTATACAATTGGCATATTCATGATTACGAAGGGTGAATAATTAGTATACAATTGGCATATTCATGATTACGAAGGGTGAATAATTAGTATACAATTGGGATCAGAGATGTAAATCTTTAAATTAATATAAAGGAAGCAAATCTGCACAAAATATTATAGATATACTTCCCAATGAATATTCTTACACAGTATGACTGATCTCTCTTTACTTGATAAATAAAGTTCAGTTAGATTTCTAAATTTAGCAAAAACATCACTAATAAGGCAAATGATCTTTCTGAGTACATGTTTACTTAGTGATAACTTTATGAAATTTAAAATCTTCATTTACACTATGACAGTAGCCCACAACTGAGAAAAGAATACAGCCTTTTGCATCCCCAACTACTTCTCTTGTAATATGGAGATATTCTAAGTTTGCTTAAGCTTGGAGTCATAATTCTGGGGCCAACAAATATTCTGGGTTATTTACAATTGAATGTCATGACACAGGATTCCTGGTAAGCAATGATTAAATATGTTATGAATCACTAAGTACAACAACTTCAACTTCAAATATATTATAGCAATTTCGAACTTCCATGTTATTTACTTGCAGATACCATTATAGATCTGCACAAGAAAATCTGACTGGAAGAGAGTTTATGAAGATGCTGAATAAAACTGATTATGGTATTTAGCAAGTACCCTAACACAGACTTTTTGCTTTAGGCTAGCCAGAAACACTCAGAAAAGAACACAAATATTTAGTGTGGGGTTCCTACTTATAGCAGGCGAAGATTTATCATGCATATGCTTTGAGCATCGTTGAAATCTTAGCAAGACAGTACTTACAAGAATGTTTTTGCCTAATCTCAAGCAAAAAATCTAGGCAAGTTTCTCATTGCTGTAATGTACCTTTATATACAAACCTACTGTACTGTTCTACATTTTATCAAATTTGGGGAGGATATGgcacatatatattacaacttTTTAGAATTCCCACCTGTATTAAGACCAATTTATACTCTTGATTATTGTATTTCCATTTGAATGAGATATTAACTTTATACTGTATAATAACTATAACTTTCTGTGAGCAAGTAATCCATCCACCAACCTTTTACGCTGCTCCCACCTTTCTAATGTTTAACTTTCTCGGGTTTTTAAAGAATAGCAGGAACTAAATGTCAAATATAATGGCTTGACCAAAACACATACAACTGAAAAGAAATGCATTCAGAACACCAATGATCAACAGCTTCAAAACCAGTAAAAGAATGTGGAATAATGTTGTCTATAGTACCTTTTATAAAATCTTATGTTTGTACCACCTAAAGCTTAGGCCATTATAATGGCTCATGTCAGTATCAAGTATGTCACTTATCTGACATTAGATATTATTCTTTACATATAACTAACTATAACAAAATAATGGAAATGGATATTCATTACAAAGAGCATGTGTGCAAGTACAAATTAAGTAGACCTATCTTTTACACAGcaagacacacacaaattacTCATTCATCCGAAGAGAGGTATGTCTGCTGGAAGATATCTAACTCATTAGCCAAGTAGTGTGCCTTGTTCCGCAATTTCTTTGCTGTTGCGGACATATCCTCAAGCTGCTGTACTTCTCGTTCCAAAGACCGCACATCCCTCTGCATCTCACTTGTGCTCTCATCAACAAGGCGGCACAGGCGAGCGAAGGTGCCACTCAATTCCCTTAAGAAAAAGTTACAGTATAGTATGTTAAATTTATTTTCAATTATATCATCAATATAGTTATGGCAAAAGATCAACTTTGAgtaaataatttttgtttttttcagatttGAATACCCtcatttataatattatcatgattaagaaCAATTAAATTATGCCTTACTGTTGAACCTGATGAGAGCAGTTATGCGATGTTAGATCCACAATCAGTCTTAACTTGCGTGTGGCATGATCAACATACTGCTTCTTGAAAACACGCTCTTTTGCTTTGTTGGTCCAAGTCAGCCTTTCATAGGCATACAGGCATCCATACACCCCACCAGTTAGCACAATCAGGCGCCAGCCAACAGTCTTGAACATCTGGGtataaattaattcatatattttctatatagatTTCACAAGAAGGAAGAGCTATACAACTGTAGGTCATACTTTTTTATAAATCAAAGAAAGACACCGAAGGAACTATCTTACCAATCCCAATGCAAGTGCAAGGCCCATCGTACCCTGGGAGCCCACACTGGCAAGGGCAAAGCGACTGATGATGGACCAATCATCCTGAGACACTCCAAACTGAGGTTCATTGCTTGGAGTCAGAGGTGTCATTGGCACACTTCTTGGAATCTGCAATTGCATCAAGTAAGTGTAAAGAAGTCACTTATCTCTATAATAAGTTTTACAGGGATATATTCCTTTCAGTGAACCTGGGCTTGGTTGTGCTTCTGATGGTAATTTTCCAAAGACATATGATACAGACTACAACCTAATTTCTATATTTGTTGCATATTTTCCCTTGCTATAAAATAATATTCTAATATTCATAGTACTTGTTAAAAAAGATGTTCTCTATTATTCTTGGCTTACTTATGACAGATTAACTATGCATACAaatttgaaatataaaaaatattattaaatatataccaTTAAAAACAAGCCGGGATTTGACCAAGTCATCATTCTGTTtgctattaatatttttctttcatatatatgtgcatcttaACATGTAAGTTATTGTTCCACTTCACTCTaccaatagaaatatataaaaatcactGTATTTCTACTTACATTATCTTTGTGTCTTGAGTTCACTATCCTGTTGCTAGCTTTCCCTAACATTCTCTGAACCAGGGACACCAAGCCCAAGGAGAATTTGAACTCTATATCTtcctgcaaaaaaagaaaaagaagaaatgaatgaataaaaccaAAAATGACAAGATATCAAACATTAACCATATGATTTATGTAAATTAACCCACTAAAGCTGGGTGTCCCACCAGTGAGACTCCTAGAGCATAGACCATTTCCAGGTGTCCCACTGGTGGGATGCTATGTTTCTAGGCCGTTTTCCAGGGGTCTCACGCACAAGATGCAATCCATGGACTTCAGTAACATCTGTTATATCTATGATTTCTTACTGTACACGTTACATTATGAGGCCATATAAAGAATCTACTTCAATTTACCTGGAGTTGATGTCATATAGGAAGGAGAAAGTAGGGAATTATGATCAATAAGAGAAAGATTTGAAAGTGACATAATTTAATTGATACATCACTACATTTCTGTTAGAATGAACAGCGATACCTCTGTGTTGCTAAAAAGAGAGCAacagaggacgggagggagggggggggggggggggggggggagagagagagagggagggagggagagagaaagagagagagagagagagagagagagagagagagagagagagagagagagagagagagagagagagagagagagagagagagattttttcttaattttcaattttccgtaaTACAACTTGTGCCGCCTGTCACAGAAGCAAAGAATATGGTGCTCAGAATGGAAATGGCACCCTTACTCGAACCGGTGCTCCTCCAGTCACAGCTTACgcacgttacattccacatttgtttatcaGTAGGAATAACGCTAAAGTCAAATCACTCCAAAAGGTCTGTGCACTCATTGCGAATCTTTTCCATTACCCTGGCCTTTGCTTATGACAGCAAATTCGCATCACCCGGCCCATAACCACTTTGCCCAATGACAGCATGTTCACGTTATCCTGCCCTCGACTCAGATTTTTCTATGACAGGACTGTAACGTCATCATAGGGGTTACTGCCTGTAGAATTAAAAAATCATGCTTAAAAAGTCattagataaaaagaaatcaCAACAACATGGTCTTCAATTATGTTATGCAAAAGTTTTGATTGTCCACCTCCTTTACAAGTCCTAAACACCAGAAGCCATTATAGGAGCAAGCAATGAAGATTgcattaacccattaacgccagtatattttgaagctgaaaataatattttccgggtggctacaaaatcagTGCACAGGGCCGGCCCAGAATCTGCCCGCATGCTGGCCATGGCCTGCGACGTATTTGGAGCATGAGCTCCAATCCAACGTCACACTGGTaagacgcccggcaatgtttatttttccgggtgtctcatatatgggaaaCCAGTCGTAAATGGGTTAGCAGCTGATGGATCAATAAGTACTCTGTTTGAGCTTGAAATAAAAGATCGCACTGAATTGGTCGTCCTTACtggtatatgaatattttttcttcatagcCACATTACATAGATTGTCAATGGCTGGCATAAAAaagtaattatctttatcacaacCTGGATGAACATTAAAGTCAAACTTTTGCATAATATAATTGAATAACAAATTATGGTGATTTCTGTGTATCTGGCGACTTTTTAAGCATGCTTTTTTAATTCTACAGGCATTAAAATGGTTTCCTATGACCATTCAGCCAAACATCCTTTACAGTTTTCAAAGTATCACATAAAAATGCATACAAGTCTATGCATGCCATGCCCCTTCTTTGGTAAAATTGCTGACTTTGCGTAAATTTCCAATGGCTATATCTTCGAAACAGTAAAAGATATCAAGATGAAGGTTTGGCATTAATTTGATCTCTGTGGTGACTATAGATGTACCAAATATGAACAAAATCCAAAGTATAATGGTTACAGAATCTGGATGATTTGACATGGAATGACCCTTTCTTGAAATGTTACAAACCTACGAATTCCGTGCCTAGGGCAACCCATTTGTGGCCCAGCCCATGCAATAAATACCATCGAGTATGCCAAGTACTTTTAAAAGCTATTCATACCTGAAAATCAGCACACAAGTTTTCACAATTCAATCGATAAAGAATCTCAAAGGGTTCTCTCCTTGGGAGCATCGTATTTGCCAAGTCACGTCGCTCTGGACCCAAAAGGGCTAACATGCGGTCTGCAAAAATAATATTTGTCAGTACTCTACTTTaagtatttaaagatatatattaaaaaaattaaaaataattctTAAAAATATCTCCAATTTCTATGATGGCTAACAAAGtgataaggggaaaagggaaaagaaaatgcatCAACTTCATTCTGGCAGGGAAATGCCACACTAGGTATATTCATACAAGAAGAATCTCAAATGATTACAAAATTAACTGTTCCatacacagaaaagaaaatgcaaaaaatccAAATTTTCAAAGCTGAACTAAAAGAATTAACTTTCTTCATCTCTGTTGGAACtaacaagagaagcaacaatTTTATTAGATTTTGAATTACTTCCATCTCTTCACCAGTTTTACATCTGCAAAGACTTTATAAAATTATCTATATCCTAAACCAATGTATTCTTTAttctgtgtttgttatttttgtctatcATGAGAATAATAAAGTGACAAAGGTAAACATCAATATTATAGTATTACCTGATCTAATgaacaattatttttattcattttattattatatatatctattttttttactttatcaagCTAATGAGCAAGAACTAAAGGGAACTAAatgaaacaacaaataaataaagaaaaacttaCTTGTCATTTCTGCCTGACTACTTTCAATATTCAAAGCCAAAGCAGAGGAAAGCCTTGCTCGCAAGTTTGACCCCAAGCCAGACTCAACATGTGCATGCAAAGTTTTCTTATAGACATTAAGCACAAGAGGGTCTGGATGGAATGGCTCATTAAATTCATCAACTAACACAGATAGGCGCCTTATTTCTTCGTTTAGTGCATTTGATACctgtaataataaaattgaattaGTATGTAAATACCTATCTTCTACATCACTActagaaattaaaaaataaatctaaattaTCTTAATTACTGATGGACTTCATAAGTTTTAAATTTTAGAAACAGGCAGTTCTTATTAATACCATTTCCTGCATAATATACACACCAATCCATGGACTGACATACTTACTCTCCTTTCAACATCTTCCACTATGGAGCAAATCTTCTCCTTCATCTGTGTCGTGAGTGCATGTAACTCTTTCTCTGTGTGGTCCAGCCTTGCCCAAAGGCTGTGTCTCTCAgacattttttcctccctttcctgccATGATCGTTCCATAACCCTCCCTACTATTAACTGGATTTCCCTGAaaatagtaaagaaataaaataaagaaatatgaaaaaagtattTGAGCCAAACATAGTATGTCACTCAAATCCTCCAAAAACATGGATAAAACCCATTTTAAATACATCTACTTAGTTTATTCAAAATAACCATGTCACTTGTATATCTAGAAAATTGCCACATTGCAAGTAATTCTGGTAGAGcgaagtggaaaggaggaggaggaggaggaggaggaggaggaggaggaggaggaggaggaggaggaggaggaggaggaggaggaggaggaggaggaggaggagggagagagggagggggaagaggaggtaactCCTTTTTCTACTGAACGCAGATTAAATCCTaccaagagaataaaaaatggcaGAATACcttataagaaaaatgaaagtggtggaaaaaaaacagcaaaaaaatattGCAGGcctaataatgtaaataattctaatatataaaatatagactaAAGTTTATGTCTTACCCTGAAATGCTCTTTCCCCGCTGTGTGTGCTGCTCAAATTTGGTGATAACTGCTGTCTTTGAAATGCATTCCTCAAATTTTCTTTCAAAGTCTTGAAATTCAAAATAACGACTTGTAAATCCATCTGGGTACCCTGAGgctatggaaatgaaaataaatgaatataaattaataatgctaatactaactATATCAAGAATGTCGTTAACAacagtaaaagtaacaataataataacagcaatgataatattaaccccTATAAGCtggatgacatgaccatcacatAACAAAAAAATCTGGCTTGAGAGGCAAGTGTCATGAACCTgccgtcatggaaaaatctggcaTGTTGGCTGGGGTGATGTGAAACTGCTGTCATTACAGGGTGATTACACTCATTTGAAGAGGTTgttgcattattcccat is part of the Penaeus vannamei isolate JL-2024 chromosome 19, ASM4276789v1, whole genome shotgun sequence genome and harbors:
- the Marf gene encoding transmembrane GTPase Marf isoform X1, whose product is MSSVLNRSTSMMNGGEMYLGGATGEGGSGDGGGGGMSLRESIVGVLGARHLRESPTSSPLQIFVRAKKKINDIYQEIEEYVAETTHFLEGVHNDKDLIDEKGLQEFKLYSSKVAGIQEVLARDHMKVAFFGRTSNGKSTVINAMLGDKILPSGIGHTTNCFLQVEGDDTNEPYFTTEGSTEKQNLKGIGQLAHALCNNRLGDSSLVRIHWPKSRCPLLRDDVVLVDSPGIDVSESLDEWIDKHCLDADVFVLVANSESTLMNTEKNFFHKVSSKLSKPNIFILQNRWDMAATEPEFLNEANNEQHEVRKQHLERTIAFLVEELKVVQGPQAEQRVFFVSAKEVLQQRLNESKGQPNNTSGYPDGFTSRYFEFQDFERKFEECISKTAVITKFEQHTQRGKSISGEIQLIVGRVMERSWQEREEKMSERHSLWARLDHTEKELHALTTQMKEKICSIVEDVERRVSNALNEEIRRLSVLVDEFNEPFHPDPLVLNVYKKTLHAHVESGLGSNLRARLSSALALNIESSQAEMTNRMLALLGPERRDLANTMLPRREPFEILYRLNCENLCADFQEDIEFKFSLGLVSLVQRMLGKASNRIVNSRHKDNIPRSVPMTPLTPSNEPQFGVSQDDWSIISRFALASVGSQGTMGLALALGLMFKTVGWRLIVLTGGVYGCLYAYERLTWTNKAKERVFKKQYVDHATRKLRLIVDLTSHNCSHQVQQELSGTFARLCRLVDESTSEMQRDVRSLEREVQQLEDMSATAKKLRNKAHYLANELDIFQQTYLSSDE
- the Marf gene encoding transmembrane GTPase Marf isoform X2; the protein is MSSVLNRSTSMMNGGEMYLGGATGEGGSGDGGGGGMSLRESIVGVLGARHLRESPTSSPLQIFVRAKKKINDIYQEIEEYVAETTHFLEGVHNDKDLIDEKGLQEFKLYSSKVAGIQEVLARDHMKVAFFGRTSNGKSTVINAMLGDKILPSGIGHTTNCFLQVEGDDTNEPYFTTEGSTEKQNLKGIGQLAHALCNNRLGDSSLVRIHWPKSRCPLLRDDVVLVDSPGIDVSESLDEWIDKHCLDADVFVLVANSESTLMNTEKNFFHKVSSKLSKPNIFILQNRWDMAATEPEFLNEVRKQHLERTIAFLVEELKVVQGPQAEQRVFFVSAKEVLQQRLNESKGQPNNTSGYPDGFTSRYFEFQDFERKFEECISKTAVITKFEQHTQRGKSISGEIQLIVGRVMERSWQEREEKMSERHSLWARLDHTEKELHALTTQMKEKICSIVEDVERRVSNALNEEIRRLSVLVDEFNEPFHPDPLVLNVYKKTLHAHVESGLGSNLRARLSSALALNIESSQAEMTNRMLALLGPERRDLANTMLPRREPFEILYRLNCENLCADFQEDIEFKFSLGLVSLVQRMLGKASNRIVNSRHKDNIPRSVPMTPLTPSNEPQFGVSQDDWSIISRFALASVGSQGTMGLALALGLMFKTVGWRLIVLTGGVYGCLYAYERLTWTNKAKERVFKKQYVDHATRKLRLIVDLTSHNCSHQVQQELSGTFARLCRLVDESTSEMQRDVRSLEREVQQLEDMSATAKKLRNKAHYLANELDIFQQTYLSSDE